The Medicago truncatula cultivar Jemalong A17 chromosome 4, MtrunA17r5.0-ANR, whole genome shotgun sequence genome includes a region encoding these proteins:
- the LOC25494244 gene encoding putative GATA transcription factor 22 — MHPSTNMIPPPYRHSISSSVMPLDLNQDQNHDLSSPNSSSSSSSSFSSLSPSYPTLFNSQDQVQKPSYYCQTNHLPHDQEVEKINIPSSGSWNSSTAENHENYKTKHKLTIRWKKEQISDEMNNNQEADQDGTSVKWMSSKMRIMKKMMVSDQTGSSNLTSNSKQIKFEDQKQPLSPQGTDNSSSNNYSTIRVCSDCNTTKTPLWRSGPRGPKSLCNACGIRQRKARRALAAAAASANGTTIADQTASVKRKKLQKKKENKSKIEFDCSTVHMKKKHKLEAKPPSHQSRKEFITFEDLKLSLSENLGVQQVFPQDEREAAILLMALSYGLVHG; from the exons ATGCATCCTTCAACCAATATGATACCACCACCTTATCGCCATTCAATATCTTCGTCCGTCATGCCTCTTGATCTTAATCAAGATCAAAACCATGACCTTTCTAGTccaaattcttcttcttcttcttcttcttcattttcttctctatCACCATCATATCCTACTCTCTTTAACTCACAAGATCAAGTTCAAAAACCATCTTATTACTGCCAAACAAACCACTTACCACATGATCAAgag GTTGAGAAGATTAATATTCCCTCAAGTGGATCATGGAATTCTTCAACTGCAGAAAACCATGAAAACTACAAGACTAAACACAAGCTGACAATTCGTTGGAAGAAAGAACAAATTAGTGATGAAATGAATAACAATCAAGAAGCTGATCAGGATGGTACTTCGGTGAAGTGGATGTCTTCAAAGATGAGAataatgaagaagatgatggttTCTGATCAAACGGGCAGTTCTAACTTAACAAGCAACTCTAAACAGATTAAGTTTGAAGATCAAAAGCAACCACTGTCACCACAAGGAACAGATAATAGCAGCAGCAATAATTATTCAACTATTAGGGTTTGCTCTGATTGCAACACCACTAAGACCCCTCTCTGGAGGAGTGGACCAAGAGGCCCAAAG TCACTTTGCAACGCATGTGGGATTAGACAAAGGAAGGCAAGACGTGCTTTGGCTGCCGCTGCAGCATCAGCAAATGGTACAACAATTGCTGATCAGACAGCTTCTGTGAAGAGAAAAAAgttgcaaaagaaaaaagagaataaatcCAAAATTGAGTTTGATTGTTCAACAGTGCATATGAAAAAGAAGCACAAACTTGAAGCAAAACCACCATCTCATCAAAGTAGAAAGGAGTTTATCACTTTTGAGGATTTGAAATTAAGCTTGAGTGAGAATTTGGGTGTTCAACAAGTTTTCCCTCAGGATGAGAGAGAGGCTGCAATCCTTCTCATGGCGTTATCTTATGGATTAGTCCATGGTTGA